Proteins encoded within one genomic window of Sulfurovum sp. XGS-02:
- the infB gene encoding translation initiation factor IF-2, whose amino-acid sequence MDKVKIQEIADEAGVSNADLLDKAKELGFDVKAANSTISMENAGILVDYAISGTLPKGFKKPGSKAKITVVKKKEEAVEKKAATPADETEPVSKPAAETTVDTPQVTTEEKAEPAVSESTEKPAVKKVKKRKGISVVSKKAETEAPVTIEEAEDKPQKKTLSRGGIKIVRKAKPAPVRAAKKISMEDQTPYVPKKKPKKVAEARDSGTKIDIFNHDSMSGDIDSGFGEEEVVLLDFSDKNIYEDMMRQEQKRKEEAKKRELSGAGTGKGRQGFRPQQKRSLKRGGKRKKYEKAESTEVVTSVEIPENVRVYEFAEKVNRSVGEVIGVLFALGMMVTKNDFLSKDEIEILAEEFEVEVTTVNPLDELEIAEDHDVEEDEANLEERPPVITIMGHVDHGKTSLLDRIRTSKVADKEAGGITQHVGAYQVEKNGKKITFVDTPGHEAFTEMRSRGAQATDIVIIVVAADDGVMPQTKEAIAHTKAAGVPLIVAINKMDKESANPEHVKSQLAEIGVMAADWGGEYEFVPVSAHTGMGIDDLLETILLQAEVMELKANPSRKAKAVVVESSLEKGFGPVANVIIKNGTLHVGDNVIVGKTYGRIKAIKLDDGSNAKEIGPSTPAAIVGLNEVPGAGDELIAMDTDKEVRELAEKRAEYDRAKALSKSTKASLDDLSALIAEGQLKSLPVIIKADVQGSLEAIKGSLEKLRNEEVKVNIIHEGVGGVTESDLTLADASEHSVVLGFNVRPTGAVKKKAKELGIEIRTYTIIYDLLDDVKALLGGMMSPVISEEVTGQADVRETFVVGKVGTIAGCKVSDGVITRNSKARLIRDGVVIYESKIASLKRFNEDAKEVKNGYECGIMLENYNDIKEGDVIETFKDVEEQVTL is encoded by the coding sequence ATGGATAAAGTTAAGATCCAAGAAATAGCAGATGAAGCAGGAGTGTCAAACGCAGATTTGCTAGACAAAGCCAAAGAGTTAGGTTTTGATGTCAAAGCAGCTAACAGTACTATCAGTATGGAAAATGCTGGTATCCTCGTAGATTATGCGATTAGCGGAACATTGCCAAAAGGCTTCAAGAAACCTGGCAGCAAAGCAAAAATTACTGTAGTCAAGAAGAAAGAGGAAGCGGTAGAGAAAAAAGCTGCGACACCTGCAGATGAAACTGAGCCAGTATCTAAGCCGGCAGCGGAAACTACAGTCGATACTCCTCAAGTGACAACAGAAGAGAAGGCTGAGCCAGCGGTTTCGGAAAGCACTGAAAAACCTGCAGTCAAAAAGGTGAAGAAACGTAAAGGGATCTCTGTTGTAAGCAAGAAAGCAGAAACTGAAGCCCCTGTTACGATAGAAGAGGCTGAAGATAAACCGCAGAAAAAAACACTTTCTCGGGGTGGAATTAAAATTGTAAGAAAAGCAAAACCTGCACCGGTAAGGGCGGCAAAGAAGATCTCTATGGAGGATCAGACACCGTATGTACCGAAGAAGAAACCTAAAAAGGTAGCAGAGGCCAGAGACAGCGGTACCAAGATAGATATCTTCAACCATGACAGTATGAGCGGTGATATCGACAGCGGTTTTGGTGAAGAAGAAGTCGTACTCTTAGATTTCTCTGATAAGAATATCTATGAAGATATGATGCGTCAAGAGCAAAAACGTAAAGAAGAAGCGAAAAAAAGAGAGCTTTCAGGCGCGGGTACCGGTAAAGGAAGACAAGGATTCCGTCCACAACAGAAACGTTCTTTGAAGCGTGGCGGTAAACGTAAGAAGTATGAGAAAGCTGAAAGTACAGAAGTGGTGACTTCCGTAGAGATCCCTGAGAACGTAAGGGTATACGAGTTTGCTGAAAAGGTAAACCGTTCTGTAGGTGAAGTGATCGGTGTACTGTTTGCATTGGGTATGATGGTAACGAAGAACGACTTTTTAAGTAAAGACGAGATCGAGATATTGGCTGAAGAGTTTGAAGTGGAAGTAACAACTGTCAACCCTCTTGATGAACTTGAAATTGCAGAGGATCATGACGTAGAAGAGGATGAGGCGAATCTTGAAGAGAGACCGCCGGTGATCACGATCATGGGACATGTTGACCACGGTAAGACTTCACTTCTTGACAGGATCCGTACTTCAAAAGTTGCAGATAAGGAAGCCGGTGGTATTACACAGCACGTAGGTGCCTACCAGGTAGAAAAGAATGGGAAGAAGATCACCTTTGTGGATACTCCGGGTCACGAAGCATTTACAGAGATGCGTTCACGTGGAGCACAGGCGACAGATATCGTAATTATCGTTGTTGCAGCCGATGACGGTGTGATGCCTCAGACAAAAGAAGCGATCGCACATACCAAAGCGGCAGGCGTACCTCTTATCGTTGCGATCAACAAAATGGACAAAGAGAGTGCCAACCCTGAACATGTGAAGTCACAATTGGCAGAGATCGGTGTCATGGCAGCAGATTGGGGTGGAGAGTATGAATTCGTCCCTGTTTCTGCACATACAGGTATGGGTATCGATGATCTGCTTGAGACCATTCTTTTACAGGCAGAAGTGATGGAACTCAAAGCCAATCCGAGTAGAAAAGCAAAAGCGGTTGTGGTAGAGAGTTCGCTTGAAAAAGGCTTTGGACCGGTGGCCAATGTGATCATTAAAAACGGTACACTGCATGTGGGTGATAATGTGATCGTTGGTAAGACGTATGGACGTATTAAAGCGATCAAACTAGATGATGGAAGTAATGCCAAAGAGATCGGACCGAGTACACCTGCAGCGATCGTAGGATTGAATGAAGTACCAGGAGCGGGTGATGAACTGATCGCAATGGATACAGATAAAGAAGTACGTGAACTGGCTGAAAAAAGAGCGGAATATGACAGAGCAAAAGCACTCTCTAAGAGTACCAAAGCATCTCTTGATGATCTTTCTGCACTGATCGCTGAAGGACAGCTCAAGTCACTTCCTGTTATTATCAAAGCGGATGTTCAAGGTTCACTTGAAGCGATCAAAGGCAGCTTAGAGAAGCTTAGAAACGAAGAGGTAAAAGTCAATATCATCCATGAAGGTGTAGGTGGTGTGACAGAGAGTGATCTTACGCTTGCCGATGCATCTGAGCACTCCGTGGTACTTGGATTTAATGTACGTCCTACGGGTGCGGTGAAAAAGAAGGCAAAAGAGTTGGGTATAGAGATACGTACCTATACGATCATTTATGACCTTCTTGATGATGTGAAAGCATTGCTTGGTGGTATGATGAGTCCGGTGATCTCCGAAGAAGTCACAGGACAGGCGGATGTACGTGAGACATTTGTTGTAGGTAAAGTAGGAACAATCGCCGGATGTAAAGTCTCTGACGGTGTGATCACCAGAAACTCAAAAGCAAGACTCATCCGTGACGGTGTGGTCATTTATGAAAGCAAGATCGCTTCACTGAAGCGTTTCAATGAAGATGCCAAAGAAGTGAAGAACGGTTATGAGTGTGGTATCATGCTTGAAAACTATAATGACATTAAAGAGGGTGACGTGATTGAAACCTTTAAAGATGTTGAAGAACAGGTTACTCTATAG
- a CDS encoding DUF448 domain-containing protein: MNKSQPTRMCIACRSRLPQNTLIRLKQEGSEVVGFDGKGRSFYLCDMCIHNEKKMKGLVKRFKQDEERFTRLLETLANEVNICN, from the coding sequence ATGAATAAATCACAGCCAACACGTATGTGCATCGCTTGCCGAAGTAGACTTCCTCAAAACACTTTGATCCGTTTAAAACAAGAGGGTAGCGAGGTAGTAGGATTTGATGGTAAGGGGAGAAGCTTTTACCTCTGTGATATGTGTATACATAATGAAAAAAAAATGAAAGGCTTAGTGAAGCGTTTTAAACAAGATGAAGAACGATTTACCAGGTTATTGGAAACGTTGGCAAATGAAGTCAACATATGCAACTAG
- the thrB gene encoding homoserine kinase — protein sequence MFISVPATSANLGPGFDTLGLAVDLRNEITITPSKFLSLSTHGEGDDNPKIKKNSLFLSIFNENYKRLTGREDNFRFEFHNRIPISRGLGSSSAVIVAALSAAYTAAGKRYNKREILNHALRYEHHPDNITPAVMGGFNVACVEGDRVYSKKRRMPDYLKAVVVVPNRTISTAKSRTVLPKMYRKEETVYSLSRSSYMTALFMSESWDLLRIASKDKLHQARRMKMMPELFDVQKLALKHGALMSTLSGSGSTFFNLAYEKDANKIAQALQARFPQFRVFILSLDNNGVITKS from the coding sequence ATGTTTATAAGCGTACCTGCAACCTCTGCAAACCTAGGCCCCGGATTTGATACCTTGGGGCTTGCAGTAGACCTAAGAAATGAAATCACGATCACACCTTCAAAATTTTTGAGTCTCTCTACACATGGGGAGGGTGATGACAATCCTAAAATAAAGAAAAATTCCCTCTTCTTAAGTATTTTCAATGAAAATTACAAAAGACTGACCGGAAGAGAGGATAATTTTAGATTTGAATTTCATAACCGTATTCCCATCTCAAGAGGATTGGGAAGTTCTTCTGCGGTGATCGTGGCTGCATTGAGTGCAGCGTATACTGCGGCGGGCAAGAGATACAACAAAAGAGAAATACTCAACCATGCATTACGCTATGAGCATCACCCGGACAACATCACACCGGCAGTGATGGGCGGATTCAATGTCGCCTGTGTAGAAGGTGACAGGGTTTACAGCAAAAAAAGACGTATGCCTGATTATCTCAAAGCGGTAGTGGTCGTACCTAACCGTACGATATCTACGGCAAAATCGCGTACTGTCCTGCCCAAAATGTACAGAAAAGAAGAGACCGTCTATTCACTCTCACGCTCGTCTTATATGACAGCACTTTTTATGAGCGAATCCTGGGACCTTTTGCGTATCGCATCCAAAGATAAGCTGCATCAGGCAAGACGAATGAAAATGATGCCTGAACTGTTCGATGTACAGAAGTTGGCACTGAAACATGGTGCACTGATGAGTACGCTTTCAGGTTCAGGTTCCACTTTTTTTAACCTTGCATACGAGAAAGATGCCAATAAAATAGCACAGGCACTGCAGGCACGATTCCCTCAATTCAGGGTTTTTATTCTCTCTTTAGACAATAATGGTGTCATCACTAAGAGTTAA
- the lpxC gene encoding UDP-3-O-acyl-N-acetylglucosamine deacetylase, translating to MQQRTLKKAVEVVGIGLHKGEPIKLRLEPLDVDSGIMFYREDLAMRIPLSPDSVIDTRMATVIGNEKGYISTIEHFLSAVYAYGIDNMRVIVDGNEMPIMDGSSISFCLLLEEAGIHEQDALKKIIRVKQPVEVREGDKFVRLFPHESAEFDFRIKFDHPVIGDQQEHFEFSTKAFVEEIARARTFGFAKDIQYLQSQNLALGATLQNAIGLDDHKVLNPEGLRFENEFARHKILDAMGDMLVSGHNILAKYESFAGSHDLNYKLTSKLLSDSKNYDLVAVEELQSRAFAKSFA from the coding sequence ATGCAACAAAGAACACTGAAAAAAGCTGTGGAAGTTGTAGGTATAGGTCTGCATAAAGGTGAACCGATCAAGTTGAGACTTGAACCGCTGGATGTAGATTCGGGTATTATGTTTTACCGTGAAGACCTGGCGATGAGAATACCGCTTTCTCCTGACTCGGTCATTGATACACGTATGGCAACGGTCATAGGGAATGAGAAAGGGTATATCTCGACCATCGAGCATTTTCTCTCTGCTGTCTACGCCTATGGTATAGACAATATGCGTGTGATCGTGGATGGGAATGAGATGCCGATCATGGATGGTTCCTCCATCTCTTTTTGTCTTTTGTTGGAAGAGGCAGGGATTCACGAACAGGATGCTCTAAAGAAAATCATCCGTGTGAAGCAGCCTGTTGAGGTACGTGAAGGTGATAAATTTGTGCGTCTCTTCCCGCATGAGAGTGCAGAGTTTGACTTTCGTATCAAGTTTGACCATCCGGTCATCGGTGATCAGCAGGAGCATTTTGAGTTCAGTACCAAAGCGTTTGTAGAAGAGATCGCAAGAGCAAGAACATTCGGATTTGCGAAAGATATACAGTATTTGCAAAGTCAAAATTTGGCACTGGGTGCAACACTGCAAAATGCCATAGGGCTTGATGATCATAAAGTGCTCAATCCTGAAGGGTTGCGTTTTGAGAATGAATTTGCAAGACATAAGATCTTGGATGCCATGGGTGATATGTTGGTCTCCGGTCATAATATACTGGCAAAATATGAATCCTTTGCAGGCAGTCATGATTTGAATTATAAACTTACATCTAAATTGCTCTCAGACAGTAAGAACTATGATCTTGTCGCTGTAGAAGAGTTACAAAGTAGAGCATTTGCAAAAAGCTTTGCCTAA
- a CDS encoding M23 family metallopeptidase: MRNRSGKKSGAKLVGGLFLVVLLALVAGAGYVYTAPEFEREVPTVHSEQHLFWNRKDPLKVKLADNEGLKSFQLILSDGTNSLIVGEGTLEGKPKEQMLLVNYPQSKTLDAKATKLKLKVVVTDSSLWNFSQGNKSEKVIDINVDYTRPNVNVVANSYSITQGGSALVVFQADDENLDRLYIEVGETKFKAQPYKKEGYYAALIAWPFTDTEFKAKVVAIDAAKNERTVGIPFYVKNHQYKVSWIRAKDNFIDGKITDLASSDPEYAHIDNKLEKLKAINETMRLKNEALIHSLSKELSSDVLESWKIKKFYPLRNGQKVASYGDERHYYYGSKENEVSLSYHVGYDLASTKMATIKTSNDGKVVFANENGIYGNMPMIDHGLGLYSLYGHCSQLLVSEGDEVKAGDAIAKTGVSGLALGDHLHFGLLVQGIEVRPVEWFDQEWIRKNVDNVFKAADKIIQGK, encoded by the coding sequence ATGAGAAATAGAAGTGGTAAAAAAAGCGGAGCAAAACTAGTGGGCGGATTATTTTTAGTTGTATTGTTGGCTTTAGTTGCGGGAGCAGGGTATGTATATACGGCACCGGAGTTTGAAAGAGAAGTACCGACAGTACATAGTGAACAACATCTCTTTTGGAACCGCAAGGACCCGTTGAAAGTGAAACTTGCTGACAATGAAGGATTAAAAAGCTTTCAATTGATCCTGAGTGACGGCACCAACAGTCTGATCGTTGGAGAGGGAACGTTGGAAGGAAAACCAAAAGAACAAATGCTTCTGGTGAACTATCCTCAAAGTAAAACACTCGATGCAAAAGCAACTAAACTAAAATTAAAAGTTGTGGTCACTGACAGCAGTCTATGGAACTTTTCCCAGGGGAATAAGAGTGAAAAAGTGATCGACATCAATGTGGATTATACAAGACCCAATGTCAATGTCGTTGCAAACTCCTACAGTATTACCCAAGGCGGGAGTGCTTTGGTCGTATTTCAAGCAGATGATGAGAATCTGGATAGACTCTATATAGAAGTCGGTGAGACAAAGTTTAAAGCACAGCCTTATAAAAAAGAAGGATATTATGCGGCGCTTATTGCATGGCCATTTACAGATACAGAGTTTAAAGCGAAAGTGGTTGCGATAGATGCTGCGAAAAACGAACGTACTGTGGGTATCCCTTTTTATGTCAAAAACCATCAGTATAAAGTTTCATGGATCAGGGCAAAAGATAACTTCATAGACGGGAAGATCACAGATCTTGCATCAAGTGACCCTGAGTATGCGCATATCGACAATAAACTCGAAAAGTTAAAAGCGATCAATGAAACGATGCGTTTAAAGAATGAAGCTTTGATCCACTCTTTAAGTAAAGAGCTCTCTTCTGATGTACTGGAAAGTTGGAAAATAAAAAAATTCTACCCGCTTAGAAACGGACAGAAGGTTGCAAGTTACGGTGATGAGAGACATTACTACTATGGGAGCAAGGAGAATGAAGTCTCCCTCTCATATCATGTAGGATATGACCTGGCCAGTACAAAAATGGCGACGATCAAAACCTCTAATGATGGTAAGGTCGTTTTTGCCAATGAAAATGGGATCTATGGAAATATGCCTATGATCGATCATGGTTTGGGTCTTTATTCACTCTATGGGCACTGTTCTCAACTCTTGGTTAGCGAAGGTGATGAAGTAAAAGCGGGAGATGCCATAGCAAAAACAGGTGTTTCGGGTCTGGCATTGGGTGATCACCTCCATTTTGGCCTTTTGGTTCAAGGTATAGAGGTCAGACCGGTAGAATGGTTTGACCAAGAGTGGATCAGAAAGAATGTGGACAATGTTTTTAAGGCTGCAGACAAGATCATTCAAGGTAAATAG
- a CDS encoding bifunctional oligoribonuclease/PAP phosphatase NrnA, with protein sequence MIRESLPYDEVRNKIEDAGSITILSHLNPDADTLGTALGIYGLLSSDKRLKVEIVNASTELPLYLDFLPNFKKIKHHIDYADSVIISCDCGSVDRLGFDLKGRDIINIDHHQSNTRYGSINVVIPEYASASQVAFALFKALYPIKADAASCFYTALLSDTRFFTTSSVNEEVFTVAKELVQAGALPDEIARHFTQRRPLSSLRILQRALGSLSLYHDAEIAALMVTKEDIRASGATVPDMEGVVDYARSLATVEIAIFAMELEQGIRISLRSKKVDVSKVAMAFGGGGHKVAAGFILDDRGSQCGLQESIDTILEKIEELGLLDEK encoded by the coding sequence ATGATACGTGAGAGCCTCCCCTATGATGAAGTCCGAAACAAGATAGAAGATGCGGGTTCTATCACCATACTTTCCCATCTGAACCCGGATGCAGATACGTTAGGAACGGCGTTGGGTATCTATGGATTGTTAAGTAGTGATAAAAGATTAAAGGTTGAAATAGTCAATGCTTCAACGGAGTTACCGCTTTATCTTGATTTTCTGCCAAACTTTAAAAAGATCAAGCATCATATCGATTATGCTGACAGTGTGATAATCTCCTGCGACTGCGGGAGTGTGGATAGGCTGGGGTTTGATCTAAAGGGGCGAGATATTATCAATATCGATCACCATCAGAGCAATACACGCTACGGGAGTATCAACGTGGTGATACCAGAGTATGCCTCTGCATCACAGGTGGCATTTGCCTTGTTTAAAGCACTTTATCCTATCAAGGCTGATGCAGCAAGCTGTTTTTACACAGCACTGCTCTCAGATACACGGTTCTTTACAACCTCTTCGGTCAATGAAGAAGTGTTTACCGTAGCAAAAGAGCTTGTTCAGGCAGGTGCTTTACCTGATGAAATTGCCCGTCACTTCACCCAGAGACGGCCTTTGAGTTCATTGCGTATTTTGCAAAGGGCTTTGGGCTCTTTGTCTTTATACCATGACGCGGAGATAGCTGCACTGATGGTGACCAAGGAAGATATACGTGCATCAGGTGCGACTGTACCGGATATGGAGGGTGTGGTCGACTACGCCAGGTCTTTAGCGACGGTAGAGATAGCGATATTTGCCATGGAACTGGAGCAGGGTATTCGTATCTCTTTGCGCAGTAAGAAAGTGGATGTCTCCAAAGTGGCAATGGCCTTTGGTGGCGGTGGGCATAAGGTGGCTGCAGGGTTCATCTTGGATGATAGGGGGTCACAATGCGGATTACAAGAAAGTATCGATACAATTTTAGAAAAGATAGAAGAGTTAGGATTATTGGATGAGAAATAG
- the nadC gene encoding carboxylating nicotinate-nucleotide diphosphorylase: MLKERFLKALVAEDLGRGDLFSRISTSKSIRAYIIAKSDGVLAGQEYVETLAKMYDLTLEWEKSDGSRFSKGEKLLFISGDSKTILSLERSILDMVIHASSVATLTAKYVDAIKDTGVKLLDTRKTRPLLREFEKYAVRCGGGINHRMGLDDCLMLKDTHLQTIEDLDAFMKEVRQKIPFTSKVEIECESLEMVKTAMKAGADIVMCDNMSTEETAKVVAYRNENFPHILLEASGNVTLETIEEIASTGVDAISSGSIIHQANWIDLSMKVE, translated from the coding sequence ATGTTAAAAGAGAGATTTTTAAAGGCTTTAGTAGCTGAAGACCTGGGGCGCGGAGACCTTTTCTCGCGTATCAGTACGAGTAAATCCATACGGGCATATATCATTGCTAAGAGTGATGGTGTACTTGCGGGGCAAGAGTATGTCGAAACCCTGGCAAAGATGTATGACCTGACACTGGAGTGGGAAAAATCTGACGGGAGTCGCTTCAGCAAAGGTGAAAAACTTCTTTTTATCTCAGGAGATTCTAAAACCATTCTCTCTTTGGAACGTTCTATTTTGGATATGGTCATTCATGCAAGTTCTGTAGCGACTTTGACGGCTAAGTATGTGGATGCCATCAAAGATACGGGTGTGAAGTTGCTGGATACAAGAAAAACCAGACCTTTACTGCGAGAGTTTGAGAAATATGCCGTACGCTGCGGCGGAGGGATCAATCACCGTATGGGCCTGGATGACTGTCTTATGCTCAAAGATACACATCTGCAGACCATAGAGGATCTGGATGCCTTTATGAAAGAGGTACGACAGAAAATACCCTTTACTTCGAAGGTTGAGATAGAGTGTGAAAGCCTTGAGATGGTGAAAACAGCGATGAAAGCAGGAGCAGATATCGTGATGTGCGACAATATGTCAACAGAAGAGACCGCTAAAGTCGTTGCATACAGAAATGAAAACTTCCCCCATATTCTGCTCGAGGCCAGCGGTAATGTAACCCTTGAAACGATCGAAGAGATAGCAAGTACTGGAGTCGATGCGATCAGTTCAGGCTCGATCATTCATCAGGCAAATTGGATCGATCTGTCTATGAAGGTGGAGTAG
- the nadA gene encoding quinolinate synthase NadA produces MSIDYKAEINRLKKELDVTVVAHYYQRDEVFEMADITGDSLELARRCQADTNPWVVFCGVGFMGQSVKVIAPEKRVLMPKIACCAMARMMDGSYFDESVQYMVDRGIAKEDILPITYINSDASVKAKVGKMGGLVCTSSNAYKIIEKGLESGKKILFVPDRCLGQNFAIQMGLKSCVIGVEEEGKECDPKEADIICFNGFCSVHQLFTVDDVEFYRNKYPGIKIAVHPECDPSVVLAADFSGSTSQLIKYVNELDPEQKVAIGTEYNLVNRMRKGNTYVLSSTKPECPTMNETTLEDLYNTLKSIEDNQPINEIVVDPDTIKYANVALERMLAIK; encoded by the coding sequence ATGAGTATTGATTATAAAGCTGAGATAAACAGACTAAAAAAAGAATTGGATGTTACGGTTGTGGCACACTATTATCAGCGTGATGAAGTATTTGAAATGGCTGATATCACTGGGGACAGTCTTGAACTGGCACGCAGATGCCAGGCAGATACAAATCCTTGGGTCGTTTTTTGCGGTGTCGGTTTCATGGGCCAAAGTGTCAAGGTCATTGCCCCTGAAAAACGTGTGCTCATGCCAAAAATCGCGTGTTGTGCTATGGCACGTATGATGGATGGATCGTATTTTGACGAATCGGTACAGTATATGGTAGATAGAGGTATCGCCAAAGAGGATATCCTGCCTATTACCTATATTAACTCTGATGCTTCGGTTAAGGCAAAGGTAGGAAAGATGGGCGGACTGGTATGTACATCTTCCAATGCATACAAGATCATCGAGAAAGGTTTGGAGAGCGGGAAGAAGATCCTCTTTGTTCCGGATCGATGTCTGGGACAGAATTTCGCGATACAGATGGGATTGAAGTCTTGTGTGATCGGTGTAGAGGAAGAGGGGAAAGAGTGTGATCCTAAAGAAGCGGATATCATCTGTTTTAACGGTTTCTGTTCTGTCCATCAACTCTTTACGGTCGATGATGTAGAGTTCTACCGAAACAAGTACCCAGGCATTAAAATAGCCGTACACCCCGAATGTGACCCAAGTGTGGTGCTTGCAGCAGATTTTTCAGGTTCTACCTCACAGCTTATCAAGTATGTCAATGAGCTCGACCCTGAACAAAAAGTAGCCATAGGTACAGAGTACAATCTTGTGAACAGAATGAGAAAGGGAAATACCTATGTACTCTCTTCCACCAAACCGGAGTGTCCTACGATGAATGAAACCACTCTGGAAGACTTGTACAATACACTCAAGTCCATAGAAGATAACCAGCCTATCAATGAGATCGTAGTGGACCCCGATACGATCAAATATGCCAATGTGGCATTAGAACGTATGTTGGCGATAAAATAA
- the plsY gene encoding glycerol-3-phosphate 1-O-acyltransferase PlsY → MDFLTNQNILLYLAAYLISGIPFGYLLAKKFAGVDIKEAGSGNIGATNVLRVVKEQDPKLAKKLGAITLFLDAIKGALVILIAMMLNAPESVLWTLAVLAVVGHCFSAFLFFEGGKGVATGFGVLLVMMPKPALIAIVVWLIAAKGLKISSLSSLIGLAAFIVASYVIYPEVPGIGSHAPIWIIAFIIFYKHIPNIVRLFKKEEGKV, encoded by the coding sequence ATGGACTTTTTAACAAATCAGAATATTTTACTCTATCTTGCAGCCTATCTTATATCGGGGATCCCATTTGGATACCTACTCGCTAAAAAGTTTGCTGGTGTGGATATCAAAGAGGCCGGAAGCGGGAATATCGGTGCGACCAATGTACTTCGTGTGGTCAAAGAACAAGACCCAAAACTGGCAAAAAAACTAGGGGCGATCACACTCTTTTTGGACGCTATCAAAGGTGCACTTGTGATACTCATAGCGATGATGCTCAATGCACCCGAAAGTGTACTCTGGACCCTTGCAGTACTTGCTGTTGTGGGCCACTGTTTTTCGGCATTTTTGTTTTTTGAAGGAGGAAAAGGTGTGGCAACCGGCTTTGGTGTACTCCTCGTCATGATGCCTAAACCTGCACTCATAGCCATTGTGGTATGGTTGATAGCCGCTAAAGGGCTGAAGATCTCATCACTCTCGTCACTTATTGGACTTGCAGCGTTCATTGTGGCCTCTTATGTCATTTATCCCGAAGTGCCTGGTATAGGTTCCCATGCACCGATCTGGATCATTGCCTTTATCATCTTTTATAAACATATTCCAAATATCGTAAGACTTTTCAAAAAAGAAGAAGGCAAGGTCTGA
- a CDS encoding dihydroneopterin aldolase: MTIHIEDLTFDVIIGLLDFERDRPQRVIINLQASYDYSDDQFIDYADMVLLIQNELKEKRYELLENALLGLKELLYTTYPQLQTLSLKISKPDILPQCTVSLSKTWNF, encoded by the coding sequence ATGACCATACACATAGAGGATCTGACTTTTGATGTGATCATCGGCTTACTGGACTTTGAAAGAGACAGACCCCAGCGTGTCATCATCAATCTTCAAGCCTCTTATGATTACAGCGATGATCAATTTATCGATTACGCAGATATGGTACTGCTGATACAAAATGAGCTCAAAGAAAAACGTTATGAACTTTTAGAGAATGCACTTTTAGGACTCAAAGAATTACTCTATACAACCTACCCGCAGCTTCAGACACTTTCACTCAAAATTTCTAAACCCGATATCTTACCCCAATGCACGGTTTCCTTAAGTAAAACTTGGAATTTTTAA
- the hsrA gene encoding homeostatic response regulator transcription factor HsrA produces the protein MRILIIENEVTQSKTLSDTLTQEGYQNDVAENLDDARYFLQIRNYDLVLLGWPSGSDKNLDIISTIKTEAHKTSVIVLSEREDKESEIKALRSGADDFVRKPLDYDILLVRIEAKLRFGVSNIIEIDDLIINPEEEKIIYEGEEIELKGKPFEVLTHLAMHKDQIVSKEQLLDAIWEEPELVTPNVIEVAINQIRQKMDKPLDITTIETVRRRGYRFCFPKKIS, from the coding sequence ATGAGAATATTGATCATAGAAAATGAAGTGACACAGAGTAAGACACTTTCAGATACGTTGACGCAAGAGGGTTATCAAAATGATGTAGCTGAAAATCTTGATGATGCAAGATATTTTCTGCAGATCAGAAACTACGATCTAGTACTACTTGGATGGCCGTCCGGCAGTGATAAGAATCTAGATATCATCTCTACTATCAAAACAGAAGCACACAAAACCTCTGTCATTGTTCTTTCTGAACGTGAAGACAAAGAGAGTGAGATCAAAGCACTAAGATCCGGTGCCGACGACTTTGTCAGAAAACCTCTTGATTATGATATTTTACTGGTACGTATTGAAGCGAAGCTACGCTTTGGTGTTTCTAACATTATCGAAATAGATGACCTTATCATCAATCCTGAAGAGGAGAAGATCATCTATGAGGGGGAAGAGATAGAGCTCAAGGGGAAACCATTTGAAGTCTTGACCCATTTGGCCATGCATAAAGATCAGATCGTCTCTAAAGAGCAGCTGCTTGATGCTATCTGGGAAGAGCCTGAGCTGGTAACACCGAATGTGATCGAAGTCGCTATCAACCAGATCCGTCAAAAAATGGATAAACCTCTTGATATCACTACCATCGAAACGGTCAGAAGACGCGGTTACAGGTTCTGTTTTCCTAAAAAGATCTCATAG